In a single window of the Micromonospora sp. WMMD1155 genome:
- a CDS encoding SCO1664 family protein has protein sequence MTSSGLQPRQDGDAALRLLRDGALDLEGRLVDASNTTLRGILTLDGVTARCVYKPVRGERPLWDFPDGTLAGREVSAYLVSEATGWGLVPPTVLRDGPFGPGSCQLWIDEPEDAEALVGFLPADELPPRWFPIAAARDDDGAPYVLAHAEDPRLARLAVLDAVINNADRKGGHVLVGPDDRIYGVDHGVSFHVEEKLRTVLWGWAGKQLPPDALEMLDGLAGQVTGALGEELAEHLTISEVTELASRIDRLRDVGRFPQPPEDWPAMPWPPM, from the coding sequence GTGACCTCGTCCGGCCTCCAGCCTCGCCAGGACGGTGACGCGGCGCTTCGGCTGCTCCGCGACGGCGCGCTCGACCTCGAAGGGCGGCTGGTCGACGCGTCGAACACGACGCTGCGCGGCATCCTGACCCTGGACGGGGTCACCGCCCGCTGCGTCTACAAGCCGGTGCGCGGCGAACGACCGCTCTGGGACTTCCCCGACGGCACCCTGGCCGGCCGGGAGGTCTCGGCGTACCTGGTCTCCGAGGCGACGGGGTGGGGCCTGGTGCCGCCCACCGTGCTCCGCGACGGGCCGTTCGGGCCCGGCTCCTGCCAGCTGTGGATCGACGAGCCGGAGGACGCCGAGGCGCTGGTCGGGTTCCTGCCCGCCGACGAGTTGCCGCCCCGGTGGTTCCCGATCGCCGCGGCCCGGGACGACGACGGCGCTCCGTACGTGTTGGCGCACGCCGAGGACCCGCGGCTGGCCCGACTCGCCGTCCTCGACGCGGTGATCAACAACGCGGACCGCAAGGGCGGTCACGTGCTCGTCGGCCCGGACGACCGGATCTACGGCGTCGACCACGGGGTGAGCTTCCACGTGGAGGAGAAGCTGCGGACGGTCCTCTGGGGTTGGGCCGGCAAGCAGCTTCCCCCGGACGCCCTGGAGATGCTCGACGGGCTCGCCGGGCAGGTCACCGGGGCGCTCGGCGAGGAGTTGGCCGAGCACCTGACGATCAGCGAGGTGACCGAGTTGGCCTCCCGGATCGACAGGTTGCGAGACGTCGGCCGCTTCCCGCAGCCGCCGGAGGACTGGCCGGCGATGCCCTGGCCACCCATGTAG
- a CDS encoding DUF3090 domain-containing protein, whose product MTHQVHAFEPPERFVAGTVGPPGERAFFLQARGGGRLVSVALEKVQVSLLAEKLEELLTEAQRRFGVDLPDPGPVIGDNEPLDTPVDEEFRVGTLGLAFDVDTATVVIEAIAVGEVEPEVELGDEDDEDDDEDEDDEPDEDLDRLRVRLTPQATRQFIERARRVVNAGRPPCPLCGQPLDPAGHLCPRHNGYHR is encoded by the coding sequence ATGACCCACCAGGTGCACGCCTTCGAACCGCCGGAGCGGTTCGTCGCCGGGACTGTCGGCCCGCCGGGGGAGCGCGCCTTCTTCCTGCAGGCCCGTGGCGGCGGTCGGCTGGTCAGCGTCGCGCTGGAGAAGGTCCAGGTGTCCCTGCTCGCCGAGAAGCTGGAGGAGCTGCTGACCGAGGCGCAGCGCCGCTTCGGCGTGGACTTGCCCGACCCGGGGCCGGTGATCGGTGACAACGAGCCGTTGGACACGCCGGTCGACGAGGAGTTCCGGGTCGGCACCCTCGGTCTGGCCTTCGACGTGGACACCGCGACCGTGGTGATCGAGGCGATCGCCGTCGGCGAGGTGGAGCCCGAGGTCGAGCTGGGCGACGAGGACGACGAAGACGACGACGAGGACGAGGACGACGAGCCGGACGAGGACCTGGACCGGCTCCGGGTCCGGCTCACCCCGCAGGCGACCCGCCAGTTCATCGAGCGGGCCCGGCGAGTGGTCAACGCGGGTCGGCCGCCGTGCCCGCTCTGCGGCCAACCGTTGGACCCCGCCGGGCACCTCTGCCCGCGGCACAACGGTTACCACCGGTGA
- a CDS encoding MSMEG_4193 family putative phosphomutase — protein sequence MVSVATLLLLRHGRTTANADGGLAGRQPVELDDTGRAQAVAVGERLRAVPLAAVVTSPLIRCRQTLELALPQATPVVEDGLIECDYGSWEGQPLKKLAKEPLWPVVQQRPSAAVFPDGEAMAAMSARAVAAVRSWDARVNAEHGPEAVWLACSHGDVIKAIVADALGVHLDLFQRVVADPASVTAIRFTPLRPFVLRLNDTGGDLSALVPPPRKRRRRASRAADSDAAVGGGAGAVS from the coding sequence GTGGTCAGCGTGGCGACCCTTCTGCTTCTGCGACACGGCCGGACCACGGCGAACGCCGACGGCGGCCTGGCCGGCCGGCAACCGGTCGAGCTGGACGACACCGGGCGCGCCCAGGCCGTCGCGGTGGGCGAGCGGCTGCGGGCGGTGCCGCTGGCCGCCGTCGTGACGAGCCCGCTGATCCGCTGCCGGCAGACCCTGGAGCTGGCGCTGCCGCAGGCCACCCCGGTCGTCGAGGACGGGCTGATCGAGTGTGACTACGGCAGCTGGGAGGGGCAGCCGCTGAAGAAACTCGCCAAGGAGCCGCTCTGGCCGGTGGTGCAGCAGCGCCCCAGCGCGGCGGTCTTCCCCGACGGGGAGGCGATGGCGGCGATGTCCGCCCGGGCGGTCGCGGCGGTTCGGTCGTGGGACGCCCGGGTGAACGCCGAGCACGGCCCGGAGGCGGTGTGGTTGGCGTGCAGCCACGGTGATGTGATCAAGGCCATCGTGGCGGACGCGCTCGGCGTACACCTTGATCTTTTTCAGCGGGTGGTCGCCGACCCGGCGTCGGTGACCGCGATCCGGTTCACGCCGCTGCGCCCGTTCGTGCTCCGGCTCAACGACACCGGCGGTGACCTCTCCGCCCTGGTGCCGCCGCCGCGTAAGCGGCGTCGGCGGGCGTCCCGCGCTGCCGATTCGGACGCCGCGGTCGGCGGTGGGGCCGGTGCGGTCTCGTGA
- a CDS encoding undecaprenyl-diphosphate phosphatase gives MTWVEAIVLGIVQGLTEFLPVSSSGHLRITSAIFFDRDAGASFTAVTQLGTEAAVLIYFAKDIWRITRTWLVGIRDKSVRSSLDYRMGWYVIVGSIPIGLFGFLFKDQIKTAGRNLWVVATTLIVFAFVLAFAEYWGRQTRTLENFRMKDGIVMGFAQAMALVPGVSRSGGTLTAGLLLNLTREAAARYSFLLAIPAVVMSGVFSLGDVFEPSAPGTSAPSVAQMVVATVIAFGIGYAAIAWLLRYVAHHTLYVFVLYRVALGTLVLALLLTGTIDAT, from the coding sequence GTGACCTGGGTCGAGGCCATCGTCCTGGGCATCGTCCAGGGATTGACCGAGTTCCTTCCGGTCAGCTCGTCGGGGCATCTGCGGATCACCTCGGCGATCTTCTTCGACCGCGACGCGGGCGCGTCCTTCACCGCGGTCACCCAGCTCGGCACCGAAGCGGCGGTGTTGATCTACTTCGCCAAGGACATCTGGCGGATCACCCGGACCTGGCTGGTCGGCATCCGGGACAAGTCCGTCCGGTCCAGCCTCGACTACCGGATGGGCTGGTACGTGATCGTCGGGTCCATCCCGATCGGTCTGTTCGGCTTCCTGTTCAAGGACCAGATCAAGACGGCCGGGCGCAACCTGTGGGTGGTGGCGACCACGCTGATCGTGTTCGCGTTCGTGCTGGCGTTCGCGGAGTACTGGGGGCGGCAGACCCGCACCCTGGAGAACTTCCGGATGAAGGACGGCATCGTGATGGGCTTCGCCCAGGCCATGGCGCTGGTCCCCGGGGTGTCCCGCTCCGGTGGCACGCTCACCGCCGGTCTGCTGCTCAACCTGACCCGGGAGGCGGCGGCACGGTACTCGTTCCTGCTGGCCATCCCGGCGGTGGTGATGTCCGGCGTGTTCAGCCTCGGTGACGTCTTCGAGCCGTCCGCCCCGGGCACGTCCGCGCCGTCGGTGGCCCAGATGGTCGTCGCCACGGTCATCGCCTTCGGCATCGGGTACGCGGCCATCGCCTGGCTGCTGCGCTATGTCGCCCACCACACCCTGTACGTCTTCGTGCTGTACCGGGTCGCGCTGGGCACCCTGGTCCTAGCCCTGCTGCTGACCGGCACGATCGACGCCACCTGA
- a CDS encoding LLM class F420-dependent oxidoreductase encodes MRLGLSLGYQTAWSTPADHLALAQEADRLGYSVVWAAEAYGSDSPSMLAWMAGQTERIDVGAAVMQIPARTPAATAMTAATIDALSGGRFRLGLGVSGPQVSEGWHGVRFAKPLARTREFVDIVKLAVARKEVAYDGEHYTLPLPDGPGKALRLGFHPPREHIPIYLAAVGPKNLELAGEIADGWLAVFYAPEFAEEQLASVRSGRAKVGKELAGFDVVPSVPVVIGDDVASCAELVRWYAALYVGGMGSRQQNFYNQLATRMGYGDAAREVQDLYLAKRQRDAAAAVPMEFIDRTSLLGPKERVAERMREYAAAGVTTLSVTLFVADRESGVQTLRTVAEALDLSGVGE; translated from the coding sequence GTGCGACTCGGGCTCAGTCTTGGATACCAGACAGCGTGGAGCACACCTGCCGACCACCTGGCCCTGGCGCAGGAGGCGGACCGGCTGGGCTACTCGGTGGTGTGGGCGGCGGAGGCGTACGGTTCCGACTCGCCCAGCATGCTGGCCTGGATGGCCGGCCAGACCGAACGGATCGACGTCGGTGCCGCGGTGATGCAGATCCCGGCCCGTACGCCGGCGGCCACCGCGATGACCGCCGCCACCATCGACGCGCTCTCCGGTGGTCGGTTCCGCCTCGGCCTGGGCGTCTCCGGCCCGCAGGTCTCCGAGGGGTGGCACGGGGTGCGTTTCGCCAAGCCCCTGGCCCGGACCCGCGAGTTCGTCGACATCGTGAAGCTGGCCGTCGCCCGCAAGGAGGTGGCGTACGACGGCGAGCACTACACGCTGCCGTTGCCGGACGGCCCCGGTAAGGCCCTGCGGCTGGGCTTCCACCCACCCCGCGAGCACATACCGATCTACCTGGCCGCGGTCGGCCCGAAGAACCTGGAGCTGGCCGGCGAGATCGCCGACGGCTGGCTGGCGGTGTTCTACGCCCCGGAGTTCGCCGAGGAGCAGCTCGCCTCGGTGCGCTCCGGGCGGGCCAAGGTCGGCAAGGAGCTGGCCGGGTTCGACGTGGTGCCGTCGGTGCCCGTCGTGATCGGTGACGACGTGGCGTCCTGCGCCGAGTTGGTGCGCTGGTACGCGGCCCTGTACGTGGGTGGCATGGGCAGCCGCCAGCAGAACTTCTACAACCAGCTCGCCACCCGGATGGGGTACGGCGACGCCGCCCGCGAGGTGCAGGACCTGTACCTGGCCAAGCGGCAGCGCGATGCCGCCGCCGCCGTACCGATGGAGTTCATCGACCGGACGTCGCTGCTCGGCCCGAAGGAGCGCGTCGCCGAGCGGATGCGGGAGTACGCCGCCGCCGGCGTCACCACGCTGTCGGTGACCCTGTTCGTGGCCGACCGGGAGAGCGGTGTGCAGACCCTGCGTACCGTCGCCGAGGCACTTGATCTTTCGGGAGTCGGCGAGTGA
- a CDS encoding aldo/keto reductase: MQQRPLGRSGLAVSRLALGTMTWGRDTDADDAAAQLKSYLDAGGNLIDTADVYGDGDAESVIGSLLGSLVPREELLIATKAGLRPGNGRRRDGSRGHLLRTLDASLRRLGTDHVDLFQVHGYDPDTPLEETLAALDHAVASGKVRYVGVSNFSGWQTARAAAWQTAWPGRAPVVAAQVEYSLLERGVEREVLPACEALGLGVLPWSPLGRGVLTGKYRHGRPADSRAASPHFERFVATYLEPRCSSIVEAVATAAGGLGVSPLEVALAWIRDRPGVTAPILGARTVGQLLGALQVERITLPEEITTALDDVSAVPVGYPERDS; this comes from the coding sequence ATGCAACAGCGACCGCTCGGCCGAAGCGGGCTGGCGGTTTCCCGGCTCGCGCTCGGCACCATGACCTGGGGCCGGGACACCGACGCCGACGATGCGGCCGCCCAGCTGAAGAGTTACCTGGACGCGGGCGGCAACCTGATCGACACCGCCGACGTGTACGGCGACGGCGACGCCGAGTCGGTGATCGGCTCGCTGCTGGGCTCCCTGGTGCCCCGCGAGGAGCTGCTGATCGCCACCAAGGCCGGGTTGCGGCCGGGCAACGGCCGACGCCGCGACGGCTCCCGGGGGCACCTGCTGCGGACGTTGGACGCGTCGCTGCGCCGGCTCGGCACCGACCACGTCGACCTGTTCCAGGTGCACGGGTACGACCCGGACACCCCCCTGGAGGAGACCCTGGCCGCGCTCGACCACGCGGTGGCCAGCGGCAAGGTCCGCTACGTCGGTGTGTCGAACTTCTCCGGCTGGCAGACCGCGCGGGCCGCCGCCTGGCAGACCGCCTGGCCGGGCCGGGCACCGGTGGTCGCCGCCCAGGTGGAGTACTCGCTGCTGGAACGGGGCGTGGAGCGGGAGGTGCTGCCCGCGTGCGAAGCGCTCGGCCTCGGCGTGCTGCCCTGGTCCCCGCTGGGTCGGGGGGTGCTGACCGGCAAGTACCGGCACGGCCGTCCGGCCGACTCCCGGGCCGCGTCGCCGCACTTCGAACGATTCGTCGCGACGTACCTGGAGCCGCGCTGCTCCAGCATCGTGGAGGCGGTGGCGACCGCCGCAGGTGGGTTGGGGGTGTCGCCGCTGGAGGTGGCGTTGGCCTGGATCCGGGACCGGCCGGGGGTGACCGCGCCGATCCTCGGCGCCCGGACGGTGGGGCAACTGCTCGGCGCGCTCCAGGTGGAACGCATCACACTTCCCGAGGAGATCACCACCGCGCTGGACGACGTCTCGGCGGTGCCGGTGGGCTACCCCGAGCGCGACAGCTGA